The Mesoterricola silvestris sequence GGATCGCAATTGTGAGGTTGAGGATGGAGTGCTGGTCGTTGACCGGATACGACGCTCCCTTCACCGCGGGTTTCCCATTCCCGCGGGGAGGCGCGCCATGGAGATGACGTGGATCGCCATCGCGGCGAGCCTCGCCATGGGGCTTGCGGCGGCCTGCTTCTTCGTCTTCGCGGTCAAGCGCGGCTGGTTCAAGGACATCGAGGACGCGAAATACCAGGTGTTCTGGTCGGACAGGAAAGATTCCAAGGATTCCACTAGGGAGGCTGTTGATGGCAGTCAATCTGAAAAGAAGTAGCGGGGGGGGCACCCAGGTGGCGGTCTCCCGCCGCAGGATGCTGGCCTGGATCACGGGCACCGGCCTGGTCGGCTCCGGCGTCCTGAGCGCCATCTCCAATTTCGTCTTCATCAAGCCCAGGGCCACCTACGGCCAGCCCCAGCGCTTCAGCATCGGCAAGCCCGACGACTATCCGGCGGGCACCCGCATCGCCCTGGACGCGCGCCGCATCTGCGTGGTGCGCGAAGGCAACCGCATCGCGGCGGTGAGCACCACCTGCACCCACCTGGGCTGCATCGTGGGGCTGGCCGACACGGGCTTCGCCTGCCCCTGCCACGGATCGCGCTTCGAT is a genomic window containing:
- a CDS encoding QcrA and Rieske domain-containing protein — protein: MAVSRRRMLAWITGTGLVGSGVLSAISNFVFIKPRATYGQPQRFSIGKPDDYPAGTRIALDARRICVVREGNRIAAVSTTCTHLGCIVGLADTGFACPCHGSRFDSDGTVTGGPAPRPLPWYKITLAPNGEIEVDKDTEITPGSYLTL